The genomic stretch CAAAATAAACATGGGGCAGTACCTTATGACCATGAAAGGTGCACTTGGTAGGTGCCAAGCACTATGCTGGCCTTTTTACATACATAATTTCACCTTCTCTATCTAATTGTCTGTCTTTGCTCAAGCTCTACTGTCTTTAACaatgtttttgttcttatttaaaaagcaatcagaaatgcaaagaatatgaaaaactCCCAGACCTCTGTCCCTGTGGTGAAACTAACAGCTTCCCCAACACAATTTTAGACCCAAATTTTAGTGCTACATGTTTCCCTAAAGATGGAATAATCTACGGCCTATTGTACTTCCTCGGTTTTTCACTAAGCAATATACTATGGGTACCTTTCCCTGCCCAGAGAGATtactatctattttttttttaatggttatgtCGTACCCCACGGTGTGGAGGAAGTTATTTGCTCACATGTCTACTAGTGGCACTTAGGATGCTTTCAGTTTTTGCACTATCACAAACAGTGATGCAGCAGAtattctgaacttttttttaaaagattttatttatttatttgacagagcgcacaagcaaggagagcagcagggagagggagaaacaggctccccactgagcagagaggcctatgtggggctcaaacccaggaccctgggatcatgacctgagctaaaggcagacacttaacccactgagccacccaggcaccccagatattttgaatttttaactgCACTGTTACCCAGTTACTTCCCTAGGATGGACTTTCAGAAGTAAAACTAGGGGGTCAAAAGGTATCCTTTTGACAGTCAGAACACGCAACACTCCACCAACACTGCCTAAGTACCCCTGACTCTCCAAACACTTTTCAGCACTGGGCAGAAAGGACTTGTCATTTGCTTGTATACCAggtcatttgattttctttttgaatgaatTCCTTCTTTGGgccctttgcccacttttttttttttttttaatatttttttttaattttacttatttgagagagagagagagagaaagcaagagcagggggaggggcagagggagaagttttACTTACATGCAaaacggggctccatcccaggaccctaggatcatgacctgagctgaaggcagatgcttaactgactgagccacccaggcaccccctttgcccacttttctatTCTGAAATCATCCCCATTTTTCTTACTGATATATgacctctctctaaaaaaagttaTTAATCTCTTGCTACCTAGGCTACAAGCTATCTTTCCCAATTTTTTGATTTCCACTTATAATAGACCtgccaacattttcttttatacagCAGCTTGCTTTCCACATCTGTTTGTCTGTTTCAATAATCACATACATTTAACCACGCTGAAGCAGCTGCCATTCCTGTTGggtccccttcccccttctccatgAGCACTGCACCCTCAAGTTTCTCTTCATGTCCCCATCCACAATAGTTCCAAGGCACCACTACCTATTCCAGACTGGAACGAAGGTGCCAGAAGGGCATGGGCTCTGTTCTCATCACTCCTGTATCTTTAAGAGCTCCCAacatgataaatatttgctgaatgaatggaaaaCCAGAACCACCTCCTCATTGGTCTGTTTGGCCCTCCATAATACACTCTCCCACCCTGGCAGTCAGACCAATAAATATCTAtgtctatatttttttaagagagggatggggggggggggggaagcagagggggagggagggaggtaggaggagagagagagaatcccaagcaggctcccttaCCAGCGCAGAGCCGGATCCCACAATCCagagatcgggacctgagcctaaatcgaGAGCCCGACgcccaaccaattgagccacccaggcactccctgcctcccctcctttttaagtaggctccatgcccagcctgacACCCAGTGCGAGGTTTTCAACTcttgactctgagatcaagacctgagctgataccaagagtcagacgcttaaccaactgagctacccaggacgCCCAGACTGatcttttaaagatataaatcaGGTCATGCTTCCCAGCACATGGTTAGGCTGAATCTAAACCCTTCTTTACGGCCCACCAGGTCCCTGGTACCTCCCCAGCCTCATCCCCTACCCCTCTATAGCtcaccctccttctcctccaagCACCTGACCCTTTTTTGTGTTCCTCAGATGCGCCCCGCCTTGGGCTGGGTGAAGGCTGTTAAGGCTGGTTCCTGGTCTTTCAGGCCTCAGCAATATCACCTCCTCTGCAGGCCTGCTGAGGACCCTCACACTGTTAGGggatcccttctctctctgcaaaACATTCTACgttctcctcctttctttgtaCTTCAATGTCTTAAAGCCCCATTGATATACTAATTTTTgatatttctcaaaagaaaggAAGCACAACAAGCGGAGCGGCCCAGACAGTACTCCTCTCCAGTGTCCCGGGGCCTGAAACGTGGGGAGGGTGTAGTCCGTGTGCACTCGGACGCCGGGGCAATGCACCCCCGCCGCCCAGCGCCACCCCTGGCTCCCGCGTGCACCTGGGCCTCCGCGCTCCGGCGCTCCTCCCATTCCCGGCAGCTGGCCAGGTCGCGCCGCCACTGCTCGCAGGCCGGCCGTTCGCCGTGGACGTAGTAGTGGTGCAGGAAGTGTCTGGCGCTGCGGCAGAGCTTCCACTCGGCGCGGTAGGCCTCGCAGGGGCGCGGCGGCTGCAGCGAGAAGCACGCCTGAGCCAGAGGCCGCTGCACTGCCCGCCTAAGCACCCCCATCCCGCCCCCTCCTTGGGAGATGGCTCGGGTAATCCGGTCGTCCACCCCAAGGAGGTCCCTGCACGTCTCCGGCGCCCCCCGCACTTACCCGCCAGCCGCCACCGTCCGCCATGTCCGGGAGACTGCGGAACCCCGCCTCTGAGCTCGCTAGCCAATGAAGATTGAAGACAAGCCGCGCCGTGTGATTGACGGATAGGAACCAATGAACTCTGAGATGTTACGCTTGACCCCTCACCCGCCTCCTTGACACGCGCCAATAAACAAGATATCCGGGCTGAGCCGCCAATAACAGCCGGGGGGCGGTGGCAAGCGGAGGAGGCGCCCAGGAGGGCCCAGGGGCCGTGTGGGCGGGGGCGTGTCCGGAGGTAGGAAAGCCTGGCGAGTAGCCTGCGAGGCCAAGTGGACGACAGCGGTTCTTAGCCTCGTGCCTGGCGGGCATCCCGGGCTGCAGAGCCACCTTAAGTTAACTATTTCTGAAACCACGGAGTCCAGGCCGGTTTTCAGCAGCTTTATTAAATCTCAAAAGATAGGGTTCGTTTTCGTAAGCACATAACGAGCATCAACTCCATGTGGCAAAGCTGCCAAGTCTGCGGCTGCCGCGGACTTGGTGAGAGTGGCCGGCGTGACCAGTTGGGAGCTGGGGATCTAGGGCGCTGGTTGATCTCCTAAGGTAACGCAGGCTGGTAGTGGAGGCGAGCGAAGGATGTGCTGAGCACAGTGGTGGGCTGGTCAAAGGCGTGGAGGCTGTGTGTGACACAGGGTAGAGGAGAGAACCTTACAAGTGTGAGGCGCCTTGCCTGTCTGATTAGGAGTGAaggctttaggggcgcctgggtggcacagcggttaagcgtctgccttcggctcagggcgtgaacccggcattgtgggatccagccccacatcaggctcctccgctatgagcctgcttcttcctctcccactccccctgccttgtgttccctctctcgctggctgtctctatctctgtcaaataaataaataaaatcttaaaaaaaaaaaaaggagtgaaggCTTTACTCTGAGGCATGGGAAGACATGGAACGTTTATAAACAGGAGAGGTGCAATAAAAGCAAAGAGACTGGTGATCTGCATAGTAGCCCTGCAATACCTATGCAGAAGTTCTCCAACTTCACAAACTTAATCCCTCGCGGGGGAGCCTCTTTCAACGCAGTTGCTGGGCCCACCCCAGGAACGGGGATTGGATCAGACTTCCTGAAGGTGGGCTAGAAAGCCGCAATTTTACCAGGGCTCTTGCTAAGTCGGCTCACAGACCAAGCTTGAAGACAGAGAAGGCTGCAGGCCAGGGTGCAGCAGTACTGACCACGATTTTTGCTCTGGGTGACCCCTCCCCTGTGTTACCAGAAGCTCACCAACAGGGAAGTGTGGCTCAAGCAAAGGACCAGGAGTGATTTCACTGCTTACACAGTAGGTGTTGCTTAGGGAAGACAAAAACCCAAGGACAGTCACTGTCTTACTGTAAAATTCATTACGCAGGGGTCAGAGAGCCTCATTTGTCCATACACTCTCCAGAAGCCCCCCCGAGAAGCTCTTTTCTAATGGCAGGATGAACAAGGGACACCTGCAAGCAAGTCTTCCAATAACTCCTGGTGGGTGGCCCAACCACCAACCCATGTTGATACCTAATCAAACATTTAGAGGTAATCCAGGTTTAATCATTGcctgtttttatttgaaattcttgaAGTAAAATCTTTTCAAGGAACAAAAGAGATTAAACTAGATTAACATGTCAAAAGAGCTCACATTATAGAACGTGATCTAAGACCAAATTAATGCTAATAAAAAAGGTAGGCCAGCAGAACCCTAGataatttaatacattaaaaCTGGGGGtatggaaggaaaaagaggaatgtATCTTTAACACTTATTTACTCTAATATTCCTATTTGTGCTTCATCATGAAGTTGTTTTACTGTAGAACAGATTCATTAAGGAGCTAGTTATTTCCATATGAACTCAAATTACAAGAAGAAATGTATTCAGATCAGGAATCCACCTTCTGAAGAATGgttctttaggggaaaaaaaatcaatctgtaaaataaaaatagaaacaccctTCCTCATACACTTAAATTGCAGCCAGAGTAATGGGATAACCACTATTTATAGAGCACGTATCTATTTAAGCCACTTTTTCTAGGCCAAAGGCAACACTCCAAGCTATCGACCTGGAAAAACAGGATAAgcgaaaaaaagagaaacaacaccTCAAGTTAGAGCAATTCAATCCCCTCCATTGATTTGGATCAGGATTTAGGTAACTCTGCTTTGGCTAAGGCAGTGGGAGCACCCCTCAAGGGCTGAAAGCAAGAAGGGGCGAGGAGGAGGCTGCCTGCAGGACCTCAGACTGAGGTTTCTCCTACCCAAAATCATCCACCAAGTCTGACTGTTTCGCTTCCACGTCACACTCGGTAATTCTTAGGTAACTCTAAACAAAACCTAAAGTGACAGAGCATCCTCTGCAACAGTCTCATCCCCATCAGAGCCAGTAACTAAAAGCCATCATGTTgcaattgattattttattttccaatcagCCAACAGTCCCAACTTAtggctttcttccctttttacGCAACGACTGTCCTTCTCCAGAGAAAGCGACGAATCTGCCTCCAGCTTCATCCTGAGTGTGAAgataaaatactattttcagaAACTCCTTGGAGGCTTAGAATAAATGATTGATTCTGTTGACTCATGTGCCAGCCACCCATTTTCCTTACTGacacattattcataataagaAATGGCTTTGAAATAGAAGTCACAATCTATTGAATTGAGAAACGAAACCAGAGAATCACAACTATGCCTCTACCACAGCCTTTATTCTCAGGTTGAATGTACATCTTTTCGCAGAAGCATCAcgttttcaaaatgtaaaaaatataaaatacaccccccccaaaaaatcatcTATAACTCCACCACCCAAAAATATTTCCAGCCATTTTACTATATATGCTTATGTAAATTATTCTCATACTTCCCTGAGTCTCAAGTTGATGGATTTCTTTTCTAGTCCACTCTAAAGACTACAGAGAATTCCATCATCTGGGAGAGGCAGCCTTCCACCAATGGATGTTACTTCCAAGTTTGTGGTATTTTAAACTGCTGTGGTAAGCACCTTAATGTGTTTGCACTCAACTCTGATTTTTTCTTAGAAGTGTTATTCTACCATAAAAGGGTTGCacaattaactttttttcttaaggattgcatattttttaaggcttttaataTTATGGTAATCAACCAGCCCTCAGAAACATTCTATCAAACTATTTCCCCACCAACAGAAAGAGTGCCTGTTTTTTCCTGAACTGAAAACAGCAGGTATCTTTAACGAGCTGGTATTGCTAGTCAGTTGGAGGCATTCTCTATGGAAGAGGATTTCACACTCCCTGATACatacccctccacccccatgcaGTAGTGTATAGCTGGCGGGGCCTGTACAGGGTTTATGTGGTGGCGACCATGTACATTTGAGTCAAAGCTGAGCCATTCAGTCTTCCTTTCCTGCAGAGCTTTGTCTTGCCGtccctgtgtctggcttctctcttctGCATACATTCAATCACAGCAGGCATCCTGCTGGTTTTGTCTGCTTGAAGGTGTATCTCGTGGGGCCTTCAGGCTGCCCTGCCTGGACTGACCATCCTCCTGGGGCTGCGAATGGCTTCAGGGCTCCCTGTTTCCTGGATGTAGGGCtttcttatttctactttatgCCTTCATTTTAGTCGGGCACATCCTCCAAACATTCCTGAGAAAGGGTGCTTGAGGAATATCCTTTTGTGAGATCCTACATGTCTGGAAATAGCTTTCTCTACTCTCACGTCTCCCCGATAGGTTGACTGGTGTTAGCacgctagggctgccataacaaaaataccacagactgggaggctgaaacaacagacatttagtttctcagagttctggagaatggaagcccaagatcagggtgctgacggggctggtttcttctgaggccttgcttcttggcttgcagatggctgccttcttgtgATGTTCTcgcatggtctttcctctgtacatccaactttcctcttcttttaagagTCAGACTGGATTAGGGGCCACCTTACTgaccttattttaacttaatcacctctgtaaaggctctatctccaaatacagccacatccTGAGGTGCTGGGGGCTTCAACAAAggatttgggggaacacaattcagcccataagaGCTGGGTACAGAATTTCTTGGAAAAGTTTCCTCTCAGAATTTTGGAGACACTGCTCCATTATCTCCTAGCTTCCTGTGTCCTGCGTTAAGATGATGCCCTTCTTAATCTGTGGTGTAACCTCTTTCCTCCTTTTGGAAGCTTTAGGATCTTTGCCTTGATAGGGGGCTATTTTCACTCATGCTGCTGGACGCTCAGGGGGTCCTCTTGGCTGCAAACTCATGCCCTTCCATTTGGGGAAATTATTTCCCTGATGGTTCCTGACCCTTTGGTTTCTCTAATCTCTCTTCAGAACTCTT from Ursus arctos isolate Adak ecotype North America unplaced genomic scaffold, UrsArc2.0 scaffold_34, whole genome shotgun sequence encodes the following:
- the CUNH22orf39 gene encoding UPF0545 protein C22orf39 homolog; the encoded protein is MADGGGWRPPRPCEAYRAEWKLCRSARHFLHHYYVHGERPACEQWRRDLASCREWEERRSAEAQRSLCESERARVQATRKHALVWALRQSPPADWHLPLPREEKDQ